Proteins encoded by one window of Arabidopsis thaliana chromosome 2, partial sequence:
- a CDS encoding Zinc-finger domain of monoamine-oxidase A repressor R1 (Zinc-finger domain of monoamine-oxidase A repressor R1; CONTAINS InterPro DOMAIN/s: Cell division cycle-associated protein (InterPro:IPR018866); BEST Arabidopsis thaliana protein match is: Zinc-finger domain of monoamine-oxidase A repressor R1 (TAIR:AT4G37110.1); Has 512 Blast hits to 506 proteins in 112 species: Archae - 0; Bacteria - 4; Metazoa - 144; Fungi - 73; Plants - 256; Viruses - 0; Other Eukaryotes - 35 (source: NCBI BLink).) — MLTMRTEAQDSVPKSNPNPELIKETPKVSLYEQCREERIKENLQRMNNLGLLNLSRKLKPKTRPVKRSYGNRNSVQNPTPPLQPSRRSSRLENTTPVIYTDGINEKGKKASKRESVVIGEGIRAEIYTEEHEKLLGNTERSWTCFVDGYDKNGKRIYDPFNGKTCHQCRQKTMGHRTQCSECNLVQGQFCGDCLFMRYGEHVLEALENPDWICPACRGICNCSLCRNNKGWVPTGPIYRRIAALGYKSVAHYLIQTKRAPTDDTTPSQASAKRSLSFQEKIAGDEDVPMLENDDSLQKEEGENTNEDQNGDLPEEVQKVQNMECQSGGSLKKEEDETPNSARRSLSFLLPSVEDDQTSLVDVQVLSCLVPPKQEHSCAHNGDDLPDIQERIGQHSNLETKPDSYLLHVDEQIPLVDVQVLSYLETPKQEHSCAHIGDGLPKIQEWIGQDPTSETKPVSYLIPIDDDQTSLVDAQVMYLETPKQDKQEHSCAHIGDDLPEIQQGTGQDSNLETRLGESQTLVVKARVTRSKRKAALEPNPDSIGGRLRQRRRT; from the exons atgctCACCATGAGAACTGAAGCACAAGATTCAGTACCTAAATCAAACCCTAATCCGGAACTAATCAAAGAAACCCCAAAGGTCTCTCTTTACGAACAATGCAGGGAAGAGAGGATCAAAGAGAATCTTCAGAGGATGAACAATCTGGGTCTCTTAAATCTCTCTCGCAAACTCAAACCCAAGACCCGACCCGTTAAAAGATCTTACGGTAACCGTAATTCTGTTCAGAATCCGACTCCTCCTCTTCAGCCTTCTCGCCGATCTTCTCG ATTGGAGAACACAACTCCAGTTATCTACACTGATGGGATCAATGAGAAGGGCAAGAAAGCATCTAAACGAGAGAGTGTTGTGATTGGTGAAGGGATAAGAGCTGAGATTTACACAGAGGAACATGAGAAGCTTCTTGGGAATACAGAAAGAAGCTGGACTTGTTTTGTTGATGGCTATGATAAGAATGGGAAACGGATTTATGATCCGTTTAACGGTAAGACTTGTCACCAATGCAG GCAGAAGACGATGGGGCATCGTACACAGTGCAGTGAATGCAATTTGGTTCAAGGACAGTTCTGTGGTGATTGTTTGTTCATGAG ATATGGTGAACATGTGCTTGAAGCTCTTGAGAATCCAGACTGGATTTGTCCCGCTTGTCGCGGGATCTGCAATTGCAGTTTGTGCCGGAATAATAAAGGATGGGTTCCAACTGGCCCGATTTACAGAAGG ATAGCTGCACTTGGGTATAAGTCTGTGGCACATTATCTGATTCAAACCAAACGGGCGCCAACTGATGACACAACACCAAGTCAAGCGTCTGCAAAGAGATCACTTTCCTTTCAAGAAAAGATTGCTGGTGATGAAGACGTACCAATGCTTGAGAATGATGATTCCTtacagaaagaagaaggtgaaaacACGAACGAAGATCAGAATGGTGATCTCCCTGAAGAAGTACAAAAGGTTCAGAATATGGAATGTCAGAGTGGTGGTTCCTTGAAGAAAGAGGAGGATGAGACACCAAATTCAGCTAGAAGGTCACTGAGCTTCTTATTGCCTTCTGTAGAGGATGATCAAACTTCATTGGTGGATGTTCAGGTCTTAAGTTGTCTTGTGCCACCAAAGCAAGAACATTCATGTGCACACAATGGTGATGATCTTCCAGATATTCAGGAAAGGATAGGACAACACTCAAATTTGGAGACGAAACCAGATAGCTACTTGCTTCATGTGGATGAGCAGATTCCATTGGTTGATGTTCAGGTCTTGAGTTATCTTGAGACGCCGAAGCAAGAACATTCATGTGCCCACATTGGTGATGGTCTTCCAAAAATTCAAGAATGGATAGGACAAGACCCGACTTCTGAGACAAAACCAGTTAGCTACTTGATTCCTATAGATGATGATCAAACTTCATTGGTGGATGCGCAGGTCATGTATCTTGAGACACCAAAGCAAGATAAACAAGAACATTCATGTGCCCACATCGGTGATGATCTTCCAGAAATTCAACAAGGGACAGGACAAGACTCGAATTTGGAGACAAGACTTGGGGAAAGTCAGACCCTTGTGGTCAAAGCTCGAGTAACGAGAAGTAAGAGGAAAGCGGCTCTAGAACCAAATCCAGATAGCATTGGTGGAAGACTAAGGCAGCGAAGAAGGACCTAA
- a CDS encoding GDSL-like Lipase/Acylhydrolase superfamily protein (GDSL-like Lipase/Acylhydrolase superfamily protein; FUNCTIONS IN: hydrolase activity, acting on ester bonds, carboxylesterase activity; INVOLVED IN: lipid metabolic process; LOCATED IN: endomembrane system; EXPRESSED IN: embryo, hypocotyl, root, flower; EXPRESSED DURING: 4 anthesis, C globular stage; CONTAINS InterPro DOMAIN/s: Lipase, GDSL (InterPro:IPR001087); BEST Arabidopsis thaliana protein match is: GDSL-like Lipase/Acylhydrolase superfamily protein (TAIR:AT3G50400.1); Has 3581 Blast hits to 3540 proteins in 243 species: Archae - 0; Bacteria - 373; Metazoa - 0; Fungi - 51; Plants - 3139; Viruses - 0; Other Eukaryotes - 18 (source: NCBI BLink).), with the protein MATRASTSSRVSPAFTFLVIFFLLSLTASVEAAGRGVNNDKKGGGLGASFIFGDSLVDAGNNNYLSTLSRANMKPNGIDFKASGGTPTGRFTNGRTIGDIVGEELGSANYAIPFLAPDAKGKALLAGVNYASGGGGIMNATGRIFVNRLGMDVQVDFFNTTRKQFDDLLGKEKAKDYIAKKSIFSITIGANDFLNNYLFPLLSVGTRFTQTPDDFIGDMLEHLRDQLTRLYQLDARKFVIGNVGPIGCIPYQKTINQLDENECVDLANKLANQYNVRLKSLLEELNKKLPGAMFVHANVYDLVMELITNYDKYGFKSATKACCGNGGQYAGIIPCGPTSSLCEERDKYVFWDPYHPSEAANVIIAKQLLYGDVKVISPVNLSKLRDM; encoded by the exons atgGCCACAAGAGCTTCTACATCTAGCAGAGTCTCTCCAGCTTTCACTTTCctcgtcatcttcttcctcttatcTCTCACTGCTTCAGTAGAAGCTGCTGGTCGTGGAGTTAACAATGACAAGAAAGGCGGCGGATTAGGAGCTTCTTTCATATTCGGAGATTCTCTAGTCGATGCCGGAAATAATAATTATCTATCGACGTTGTCTAGGGCTAATATGAAGCCTAATGGTATTGATTTCAAAGCCTCCGGAGGAACTCCTACCGGCCGGTTCACCAATGGACGGACCATCGGTGATATCGTTG GGGAAGAACTCGGATCAGCGAACTACGCGATCCCGTTCTTGGCACCAGACGCGAAGGGAAAAGCTTTATTAGCCGGAGTGAACTATGCAtctggaggaggaggaatcATGAATGCCACCGGGAGAATCTTT GTGAATAGATTAGGTATGGATGTACAAGTTGATTTCTTCAACACTACACGGAAACAGTTTGATGATCTACTtggaaaagagaaagcaaaagattaCATAGCCAAGAAATCGATATTCTCAATCACTATAGGAGCAAATGATTTCCTCAACAATTATCTATTCCCACTACTCTCGGTAGGAACACGGTTCACTCAAACTCCCGATGATTTTATTGGCGACATGCTTGAACATCTACGCGACCAACTAACC AGGCTGTATCAATTGGATGCGAGGAAGTTTGTGATCGGGAACGTTGGACCGATTGGATGCATACCGTACCagaaaacaatcaatcaaTTAGACGAAAACGAGTGTGTGGATTTGGCTAATAAACTAGCAAATCAATACAATGTTCGGTTAAAGAGTTTATTAGAGGAACTAAACAAGAAACTTCCCGGAGCAATGTTTGTCCATGCAAACGTCTACGATCTCGTCATGGAGCTCATTACTAACTACGATAAATACg GGTTCAAAAGTGCGACAAAGGCTTGTTGCGGTAATGGAGGACAATACGCGGGTATAATTCCGTGCGGACCGACTTCGAGTTTGTGTGAAGAGAGGGATAAATATGTGTTTTGGGATCCTTATCATCCGAGTGAAGCAGCAAATGTCATCATCGCGAAGCAATTGTTATATGGTGATGTTAAAGTTATATCTCCAGTTAATCTCAGCAAACTTAGAGATATGtga
- the MES6 gene encoding methyl esterase 6, which produces MLRVRKAMENKNQKRFVLIHGVCHGAWTWDKVKTQLEVAGHCVTAVDLAASGINMTKVEEIQTLNDYCKPLLEFLSSLGSDDGKVIVVAHSMGGISAALAADSFACKIAAIVFLTAFMPDTINPPAYVYEKLLRSIPQEEWLDTTCVNYGKPDFPLQYTLLGPKFMAKKMYQNSPVQDLEVVKTLVRENPLVTNNLAGTRSFSEEGYGSVTRIYIVCREDLVEVEDYQRWMISNFPPKEVMEIKCADHMPMFSKPQEVCALLLEIANKYCKN; this is translated from the exons ATGCTGAGAGTAAGAAAGGCAATGGAGAATAAGAACCAGAAGCGGTTTGTGCTCATCCATGGGGTGTGCCACGGGGCATGGACTTGGGACAAGGTGAAAACGCAGCTGGAGGTTGCAGGTCACTGTGTGACGGCAGTGGATCTTGCTGCATCAGGTATAAACATGACCAAAGTGGAAGAGATTCAGACTCTGAACGATTACTGCAAACCATTGCTTGAGTTTCTGAGCTCGCTTGGCTCAGATGACGGTAAGGTGATTGTTGTTGCTCATAGCATGGGAGGAATATCCGCTGCACTTGCTGCTGACAGCTTCGCTTGTAAGATTGCCGCTATTGTCTTTTTGACAGCTTTCATGCCCGACACAATAAACCCACCTGCTTATGTTTACGAAAAG CTGCTCAGAAGCATTCCACAAGAGGAATGGTTGGACACCACGTGTGTGAACTACGGGAAACCTGATTTTCCTCTACAGTATACTCTTTTGGGACCAAAGTTTATGGCCAAGAAAATGTATCAAAACTCTCCAGTTCAA GATCTTGAAGTGGTGAAGACATTAGTGAGGGAAAACCCGTTAGTTACAAACAATCTGGCAGGGACAAGAAGCTTTAGTGAGGAAGGGTACGGATCCGTTACacgtatatatattgtatgcAGAGAGGATCTTGTGGAAGTCGAAGATTACCAGCGTTGGATGATTAGCAACTTTCCACCAAAAGAAGTAATGGAGATCAAATGTGCAGATCATATGCCAATGTTCTCCAAGCCTCAAGAAGTTTGTGCTCTTCTCCTGGAGATTGCAAATAAATATTGCAAAAATTAA
- the MES6 gene encoding methyl esterase 6 (methyl esterase 6 (MES6); CONTAINS InterPro DOMAIN/s: Alpha/beta hydrolase fold-1 (InterPro:IPR000073); BEST Arabidopsis thaliana protein match is: methyl esterase 4 (TAIR:AT2G23580.1); Has 1178 Blast hits to 1176 proteins in 264 species: Archae - 0; Bacteria - 510; Metazoa - 0; Fungi - 13; Plants - 599; Viruses - 0; Other Eukaryotes - 56 (source: NCBI BLink).) encodes MENKNQKRFVLIHGVCHGAWTWDKVKTQLEVAGHCVTAVDLAASDDGKVIVVAHSMGGISAALAADSFACKIAAIVFLTAFMPDTINPPAYVYEKLLRSIPQEEWLDTTCVNYGKPDFPLQYTLLGPKFMAKKMYQNSPVQDLEVVKTLVRENPLVTNNLAGTRSFSEEGYGSVTRIYIVCREDLVEVEDYQRWMISNFPPKEVMEIKCADHMPMFSKPQEVCALLLEIANKYCKN; translated from the exons ATGGAGAATAAGAACCAGAAGCGGTTTGTGCTCATCCATGGGGTGTGCCACGGGGCATGGACTTGGGACAAGGTGAAAACGCAGCTGGAGGTTGCAGGTCACTGTGTGACGGCAGTGGATCTTGCTGCATCAG ATGACGGTAAGGTGATTGTTGTTGCTCATAGCATGGGAGGAATATCCGCTGCACTTGCTGCTGACAGCTTCGCTTGTAAGATTGCCGCTATTGTCTTTTTGACAGCTTTCATGCCCGACACAATAAACCCACCTGCTTATGTTTACGAAAAG CTGCTCAGAAGCATTCCACAAGAGGAATGGTTGGACACCACGTGTGTGAACTACGGGAAACCTGATTTTCCTCTACAGTATACTCTTTTGGGACCAAAGTTTATGGCCAAGAAAATGTATCAAAACTCTCCAGTTCAA GATCTTGAAGTGGTGAAGACATTAGTGAGGGAAAACCCGTTAGTTACAAACAATCTGGCAGGGACAAGAAGCTTTAGTGAGGAAGGGTACGGATCCGTTACacgtatatatattgtatgcAGAGAGGATCTTGTGGAAGTCGAAGATTACCAGCGTTGGATGATTAGCAACTTTCCACCAAAAGAAGTAATGGAGATCAAATGTGCAGATCATATGCCAATGTTCTCCAAGCCTCAAGAAGTTTGTGCTCTTCTCCTGGAGATTGCAAATAAATATTGCAAAAATTAA
- the MES6 gene encoding methyl esterase 6 (methyl esterase 6 (MES6); CONTAINS InterPro DOMAIN/s: Alpha/beta hydrolase fold-1 (InterPro:IPR000073); BEST Arabidopsis thaliana protein match is: methyl esterase 4 (TAIR:AT2G23580.1); Has 1505 Blast hits to 1503 proteins in 340 species: Archae - 0; Bacteria - 765; Metazoa - 4; Fungi - 18; Plants - 606; Viruses - 0; Other Eukaryotes - 112 (source: NCBI BLink).) translates to MENKNQKRFVLIHGVCHGAWTWDKVKTQLEVAGHCVTAVDLAASGINMTKVEEIQTLNDYCKPLLEFLSSLGSDDGKVIVVAHSMGGISAALAADSFACKIAAIVFLTAFMPDTINPPAYVYEKLLRSIPQEEWLDTTCVNYGKPDFPLQYTLLGPKFMAKKMYQNSPVQDLEVVKTLVRENPLVTNNLAGTRSFSEEGYGSVTRIYIVCREDLVEVEDYQRWMISNFPPKEVMEIKCADHMPMFSKPQEVCALLLEIANKYCKN, encoded by the exons ATGGAGAATAAGAACCAGAAGCGGTTTGTGCTCATCCATGGGGTGTGCCACGGGGCATGGACTTGGGACAAGGTGAAAACGCAGCTGGAGGTTGCAGGTCACTGTGTGACGGCAGTGGATCTTGCTGCATCAGGTATAAACATGACCAAAGTGGAAGAGATTCAGACTCTGAACGATTACTGCAAACCATTGCTTGAGTTTCTGAGCTCGCTTGGCTCAGATGACGGTAAGGTGATTGTTGTTGCTCATAGCATGGGAGGAATATCCGCTGCACTTGCTGCTGACAGCTTCGCTTGTAAGATTGCCGCTATTGTCTTTTTGACAGCTTTCATGCCCGACACAATAAACCCACCTGCTTATGTTTACGAAAAG CTGCTCAGAAGCATTCCACAAGAGGAATGGTTGGACACCACGTGTGTGAACTACGGGAAACCTGATTTTCCTCTACAGTATACTCTTTTGGGACCAAAGTTTATGGCCAAGAAAATGTATCAAAACTCTCCAGTTCAA GATCTTGAAGTGGTGAAGACATTAGTGAGGGAAAACCCGTTAGTTACAAACAATCTGGCAGGGACAAGAAGCTTTAGTGAGGAAGGGTACGGATCCGTTACacgtatatatattgtatgcAGAGAGGATCTTGTGGAAGTCGAAGATTACCAGCGTTGGATGATTAGCAACTTTCCACCAAAAGAAGTAATGGAGATCAAATGTGCAGATCATATGCCAATGTTCTCCAAGCCTCAAGAAGTTTGTGCTCTTCTCCTGGAGATTGCAAATAAATATTGCAAAAATTAA
- the MES6 gene encoding methyl esterase 6: protein MLRVRKAMENKNQKRFVLIHGVCHGAWTWDKVKTQLEVAGHCVTAVDLAASGINMTKVEEIQTLNDYCKPLLEFLSSLGSDDGKVIVVAHSMGGISAALAADSFACKIAAIVFLTAFMPDTINPPAYVYEKLLRSIPQEEWLDTTCVNYGKPDFPLQYTLLGPKFMAKKMYQNSPVQVRLQSLKKNKWDCASNLSQSFVDCCCGE, encoded by the exons ATGCTGAGAGTAAGAAAGGCAATGGAGAATAAGAACCAGAAGCGGTTTGTGCTCATCCATGGGGTGTGCCACGGGGCATGGACTTGGGACAAGGTGAAAACGCAGCTGGAGGTTGCAGGTCACTGTGTGACGGCAGTGGATCTTGCTGCATCAGGTATAAACATGACCAAAGTGGAAGAGATTCAGACTCTGAACGATTACTGCAAACCATTGCTTGAGTTTCTGAGCTCGCTTGGCTCAGATGACGGTAAGGTGATTGTTGTTGCTCATAGCATGGGAGGAATATCCGCTGCACTTGCTGCTGACAGCTTCGCTTGTAAGATTGCCGCTATTGTCTTTTTGACAGCTTTCATGCCCGACACAATAAACCCACCTGCTTATGTTTACGAAAAG CTGCTCAGAAGCATTCCACAAGAGGAATGGTTGGACACCACGTGTGTGAACTACGGGAAACCTGATTTTCCTCTACAGTATACTCTTTTGGGACCAAAGTTTATGGCCAAGAAAATGTATCAAAACTCTCCAGTTCAAGTAAGACTCCaatctttaaagaaaaacaaatgggATTGTGCTAGTAATCTCAGtcaatcttttgttgattgttgttgtGGCGAATAA